From one Pseudomonas fluorescens genomic stretch:
- a CDS encoding adenosylmethionine--8-amino-7-oxononanoate transaminase, translating to MGLNQQWMQRDLKVLWHPCTQMKDHEQLPLIPIKRGEGVWLEDFEGKRYLDAVSSWWVNVFGHANPRINQRIKDQVDQLEHVILAGFSHQPVIELSERLVQLTPEGLDRVFYADNGSSCIEVALKMSFHYWLNKGQPEKKRFVTLSNSYHGETIAAMSVGDVPLFTETYKALLLDTIKVPSPDCYLRPEGMGWEEHSRNMFAAMEQTLAEHHATVAAVIVEPLIQGAGGMRMYHPVYLKLLREACDRYGVHLIHDEIAVGFGRTGTMFACEQAGIRPDFLCLSKALTGGYLPLAACLTTNEVYSAFYDDYPTLRAFLHSHSYTGNPLACAAALATLDIFAQDNVIEANKALSQRMATATAHLVDHPHVAEVRQTGMALAIEMVQDKATKTAYPWQERRGLKVFEHALGRGALLRPLGSVVYFLPPYVITPEQIDFLAEVATEGIDIATSSSVSVTVPADFHPDFRDPG from the coding sequence ATGGGCCTCAACCAACAGTGGATGCAACGTGACCTCAAGGTCCTGTGGCACCCCTGCACCCAGATGAAAGATCACGAACAACTGCCGCTGATTCCAATCAAGCGCGGCGAAGGCGTGTGGCTGGAAGACTTCGAAGGCAAGCGCTACCTCGACGCCGTCAGTTCCTGGTGGGTCAACGTGTTCGGCCATGCCAACCCGCGCATCAACCAGCGCATCAAGGATCAGGTCGACCAGCTCGAGCATGTGATCCTTGCCGGCTTCAGTCATCAACCGGTGATCGAGCTGTCCGAGCGCCTGGTGCAGCTTACCCCTGAAGGCCTGGACCGGGTGTTCTACGCCGACAACGGCTCGTCGTGCATCGAAGTGGCGTTGAAAATGAGCTTTCACTACTGGCTGAACAAGGGCCAGCCGGAGAAAAAGCGCTTCGTCACCCTGAGCAACAGCTATCACGGCGAGACCATCGCGGCGATGTCGGTCGGCGATGTGCCGTTGTTCACCGAAACCTACAAGGCGCTGCTGCTCGACACCATCAAGGTACCGAGCCCGGACTGCTACCTGCGCCCCGAGGGCATGGGCTGGGAAGAGCATTCGCGCAATATGTTCGCAGCCATGGAGCAGACCCTGGCCGAACACCACGCCACTGTCGCGGCGGTCATCGTCGAGCCGCTGATCCAGGGCGCCGGTGGCATGCGCATGTACCACCCGGTGTACCTCAAGCTGCTGCGCGAGGCCTGTGACCGCTATGGCGTGCACTTGATCCACGACGAAATTGCCGTTGGCTTTGGCCGCACCGGCACGATGTTCGCCTGCGAACAGGCCGGCATCCGTCCGGATTTCCTGTGCCTGTCCAAGGCCCTGACTGGTGGCTACCTGCCGTTGGCCGCGTGCCTGACCACCAATGAGGTATACAGCGCCTTCTACGACGATTACCCGACCCTGCGCGCCTTCCTCCACTCGCACAGCTACACCGGCAACCCGCTGGCCTGTGCCGCGGCGCTGGCGACCCTGGACATCTTCGCCCAGGACAACGTCATCGAGGCCAACAAGGCCCTGTCCCAGCGCATGGCCACTGCCACCGCGCACCTGGTCGACCACCCGCATGTCGCCGAAGTGCGCCAGACCGGCATGGCCCTGGCCATCGAGATGGTCCAGGACAAAGCGACCAAGACCGCCTACCCGTGGCAGGAACGCCGTGGCCTGAAGGTCTTCGAGCACGCCCTGGGCCGTGGCGCCCTGCTGCGCCCGCTGGGCAGCGTGGTGTATTTCCTGCCGCCTTACGTGATTACCCCGGAGCAGATCGACTTCCTCGCCGAGGTGGCCACCGAGGGCATCGACATTGCCACCAGCAGCAGCGTCAGCGTGACGGTGCCGGCTGATTTCCACCCTGATTTCCGCGATCCGGGCTAA
- a CDS encoding 16S rRNA (uracil(1498)-N(3))-methyltransferase produces the protein MRLSRFFIDAPLSLGAHDLPEAQAHYIGRVLRMAVGDAVQLFDGSGQEFRGQLLEVGKKTVRVQLDEAFAGQADSSLKVHLGQGLSRGERMDWAIQKATELGVSAITPIVSERCEVRLKDERADKRLAHWRQVAISACEQCGRSSVPVIHSPQLLADWLKACDEELKLVLHPVAEPMVSHQQPASLAFLIGPEGGLSEAEVEQAKGAGFHAARLGPRVLRTETAPVVALAVAQQLWGDF, from the coding sequence ATGAGACTGTCCCGCTTCTTCATTGACGCCCCCCTGAGCCTCGGCGCCCACGACCTGCCTGAAGCCCAGGCCCATTACATCGGCCGAGTCCTGCGCATGGCCGTTGGCGACGCCGTGCAACTGTTCGACGGCAGCGGCCAGGAGTTTCGTGGCCAGTTGCTTGAGGTCGGCAAGAAAACCGTCCGCGTACAGCTCGACGAAGCCTTCGCCGGGCAAGCCGACTCAAGCCTCAAGGTTCACCTCGGCCAGGGCCTGTCGCGCGGTGAACGCATGGACTGGGCGATCCAGAAAGCCACCGAACTGGGCGTCAGCGCCATTACCCCGATCGTCAGCGAGCGCTGCGAAGTGCGCCTCAAGGATGAACGTGCCGACAAACGTCTGGCCCACTGGCGCCAGGTAGCTATCAGCGCCTGCGAACAGTGTGGGCGCTCCAGCGTGCCGGTCATCCACTCGCCGCAGCTGCTCGCCGATTGGCTCAAGGCTTGCGACGAAGAGCTCAAGCTGGTCCTGCACCCGGTCGCCGAACCCATGGTCAGCCATCAGCAACCCGCCAGCCTGGCGTTTTTGATCGGCCCTGAAGGCGGCCTCAGCGAGGCGGAGGTCGAGCAGGCCAAAGGCGCTGGCTTCCATGCCGCGCGCTTGGGGCCGCGGGTGCTGCGCACCGAAACCGCGCCGGTAGTAGCCCTGGCTGTGGCCCAGCAGTTGTGGGGCGACTTCTAG
- the trhA gene encoding PAQR family membrane homeostasis protein TrhA has product MYHGERFNAWTHLVGAVLACIGAIWLLVVASLQGDPWKIVSLAIYGFTLLLLYSISTLYHSVRGKAKVIMRKLDHLSIYLLIAGSYTPFCLVSLRGPWGWSLFGVVWGLAVIGMLQEIKPRSEARVMSIIIYALMGWIVLVAVKPLLASLGTAGFAWLAAGGAFYTIGIIFFAYDSRFRHWHGIWHLFVIAGSLLHFIAVFFYVL; this is encoded by the coding sequence ATGTATCACGGTGAACGTTTCAATGCCTGGACCCATCTGGTCGGCGCCGTGCTGGCCTGCATCGGCGCCATCTGGTTGCTGGTGGTCGCGAGCCTGCAAGGCGACCCCTGGAAGATTGTCAGCCTGGCGATCTATGGCTTTACCCTACTGTTGCTCTACAGCATCTCGACGCTTTATCACAGCGTGCGCGGCAAAGCCAAAGTGATCATGCGCAAGCTCGATCACCTGTCGATCTACCTGTTGATTGCCGGCAGCTATACGCCGTTCTGCCTGGTCAGCCTGCGCGGGCCTTGGGGCTGGAGCCTGTTCGGGGTGGTCTGGGGGCTGGCGGTGATCGGCATGCTGCAAGAGATCAAGCCGCGCTCTGAAGCGCGGGTCATGTCGATCATCATCTATGCCCTGATGGGCTGGATCGTGCTGGTGGCGGTCAAGCCGTTGCTGGCCAGCCTCGGCACAGCAGGTTTTGCCTGGCTGGCGGCCGGTGGTGCGTTCTACACCATCGGCATCATCTTCTTCGCCTACGACAGCCGCTTTCGCCATTGGCATGGCATCTGGCACCTGTTCGTGATCGCCGGCAGCCTGCTGCACTTCATTGCGGTGTTCTTCTACGTGCTCTAG
- a CDS encoding chemotaxis protein CheW, translated as MLEQPARQNRRSSLTGLLLPLSDRCLLLPNVAVAELIGFQAGSPTLEPPEWLLGWIDWRGQRLPLLSFESACGGQLQVGERARIVVLNALGNSPLRFIALLVQGIPRSCKLDSQLNYVDVPLAGLELAAVQVGEQVARVPDLPALEQLLVDAGVV; from the coding sequence ATGCTTGAACAACCCGCCCGGCAAAACCGGCGCAGCAGCCTGACCGGTTTACTGCTGCCCTTGAGCGACCGCTGCCTGCTGCTGCCCAACGTTGCCGTGGCCGAGCTGATCGGCTTTCAGGCCGGCAGCCCGACGCTGGAGCCGCCTGAGTGGTTGCTCGGCTGGATCGACTGGCGGGGCCAGCGCCTGCCGCTGCTGAGCTTCGAGTCGGCGTGCGGTGGGCAGCTGCAGGTTGGCGAACGGGCGCGGATCGTCGTGCTCAATGCCCTGGGCAACAGCCCGCTGCGCTTTATCGCCTTGCTGGTGCAGGGCATTCCGCGCTCGTGCAAGCTCGACAGCCAGCTCAACTACGTCGATGTGCCGCTGGCCGGTCTGGAGCTGGCGGCGGTGCAGGTGGGGGAACAGGTGGCACGGGTACCGGATTTGCCGGCACTGGAACAGCTGTTGGTGGACGCGGGGGTGGTTTGA
- a CDS encoding Hpt domain-containing protein yields MADRHDTVALAWVKGAIADCLGQARLTLEHFAAEPGDEAVLDGFVDQLHQVRGCLLMLELNGAALLAEEMEQLGLALRQGRASQRGEALGALFRGLEQLPLYLERLRSARRDLPLVVLPVLNQLRAERGAKALAQDSLLSSSPADAEELANLDLYLGTWRDRLQAGPDRDALRSVVAALCEDLKRVKERLDQFVRGDRQHLDELEPLLAPLRQIADTLAVLGFGQPRRVIIDQVLVLQSLAQGQREPADALLMDIAGALLYVEATLAGMVGPLEQHSQSPLPGTDLAEIRQLVLEEAFAVIQQVKDLIGDCLDAGWQPQRLQPLPGLLQQVRGALAMLMLPRAAALIGHCGDYVHEQLLGSETLTDPAALSHLAEALSACECYLQWLIADPQANPSRFLEAAQHSLADLGYRLEPEPAAPEPPAVEVPEEAPIDDELREIFLEEANELLPLLDAMWARWQADGADRDALIELRRGLHTLKGSGRMVRAQVLAELAWAAEHLLNRVLEGRVAIGAAPLAALQQALDTLPALLGEFARAQAPAHPQVEQLAAHLHALAMNDPHSDSEASESIDPQLLEIFRNEALGHLDSLEAYLHEADKHLPLAVSDNLQRALHTLKGSAAMAGVSPIAELAGALDLLAREYKAHQLAFDLEEIYLLETAEPLLRRGVQQLASAPLAPIAGAATLIADVHQVVDTRLQALLDAPSQGLRVKRDPQLIASFLAQGMDILLDAESLLLRWQEHPGERQELNALLDELTTLGQSAHLADLWQVDELCEGLLDLYGAVEESSLAVSPRFFSEAQSAHEALIDMLDQIAAGQEVDPRPERLQALRELLDEGLDPSAMGLVSNQGAAITELASATAELAAQAPDPAMVELFLDEASDILDSADQALARWLLDTDNASALSSLARDLQTLKGGAQMAAMGAFEVLAQELELLYEGLVDRRFSPGAELFALLKRSHQQLAQMLEQLQQGQVPAAQVELLAALREFRHEAPPPTPLDKPLEAQQDAGDKELLEIFLEESLDLVESTSAALLRWQAEPRNGVEVENLLRDLHTLKGGARMVEIGPIGDLAHELEFLYELLAAGQLQPSPALFSLLQNCHDRLAHMLDAVRLQQPLHAATALIDYIRNFSSAALADTAAGQAHPDTAPPELPVTAPERGAGDMVKVASELLDDLGNLAGENSIIRGRIEQQVNDAQVALNEMETTLERMRDQLRRLDTETQGRILSRQADGDGQAYDDFDPLEMDRHSQLQQLSRALFESASDLLDLKETLSVRAHDAQSLLQQQARVNSELQEGLMRTRMVPFERLVPRLQRVVRQVSSELGKQVELVVGNAEGEMDRSVLERMMAPLEHMLRNAVDHGLESREVRLAAGKPEQGLISLNLLHEGADIVIEMTDDGAGVPLEAVRRKAIKRGLLDPAAVLTDHEVMQFILQPGFSTAEKITQISGRGLGMDVVHEEVKQLGGSMVIESNPGKGARFLIRLPFTVSINRGLMVHYGEEQYAIPLNTIEGIVRVPPAELEACYQLDPPHYQYAGHRYELRYLGELLQGAAQPKLLGQSLPLPVLLVHSHDQQYAVQVDGLAASREIVVKSLGPQFAAVQGLSGATLLGDGRVVLILDLLGQLRGLQQQLALHSRGSDGQRRDSLGSFPAKPLLVMVVDDSVTVRKVTGRLLERHGMNVLTAKDGVDAMALLQEHRPDILLLDIEMPRMDGFEVATQIRHDPKLKDLPIIMITSRTGQKHRDRAMAIGVNDYLGKPYQESVLLQSIAQWSRRDA; encoded by the coding sequence ATGGCGGATCGGCACGATACGGTGGCGCTGGCCTGGGTCAAAGGGGCGATTGCCGACTGCCTGGGCCAGGCGCGCCTGACCCTTGAGCACTTCGCCGCCGAGCCCGGGGATGAAGCGGTGCTCGACGGTTTCGTCGACCAGTTGCACCAGGTGCGCGGCTGCCTGCTGATGCTCGAACTCAATGGCGCAGCGTTGCTGGCCGAAGAAATGGAACAACTGGGCCTGGCCTTGCGCCAGGGCCGTGCCAGCCAGCGCGGTGAAGCGCTGGGCGCGTTGTTTCGTGGTCTGGAGCAATTGCCGCTGTACCTTGAGCGTCTGCGCAGCGCCCGCCGCGACCTGCCGCTGGTGGTGCTGCCAGTGCTCAACCAATTGCGTGCCGAACGCGGCGCGAAGGCCCTGGCACAAGACAGCCTGCTCAGCAGCAGCCCCGCCGACGCCGAGGAACTGGCCAATCTCGACCTGTACCTGGGCACCTGGCGCGATCGTCTGCAGGCCGGGCCTGATCGTGACGCCTTGCGCTCGGTGGTCGCTGCCCTGTGTGAAGACCTCAAGCGGGTCAAGGAGCGTCTCGACCAGTTCGTGCGTGGTGATCGCCAGCACCTGGATGAACTCGAGCCGCTGCTGGCGCCGCTGCGCCAGATCGCCGATACCTTGGCGGTCCTTGGTTTTGGCCAACCACGGCGGGTGATCATCGACCAGGTGCTGGTGCTGCAAAGCCTGGCCCAGGGCCAGCGTGAACCGGCCGATGCCTTGTTGATGGATATTGCCGGTGCGCTGCTGTATGTCGAGGCCACCCTGGCCGGCATGGTCGGGCCACTGGAGCAGCACAGCCAGAGCCCGCTGCCGGGTACCGATCTGGCCGAAATTCGCCAGCTGGTGCTGGAAGAAGCCTTTGCCGTGATACAGCAGGTCAAGGACCTGATCGGCGATTGCCTCGACGCCGGCTGGCAGCCACAGCGCCTGCAGCCGCTGCCGGGCTTGCTGCAACAGGTGCGCGGCGCCCTGGCGATGTTGATGCTGCCGCGCGCAGCGGCATTGATCGGGCATTGCGGCGACTATGTGCATGAGCAACTGCTGGGCAGCGAAACCCTGACCGATCCTGCGGCCCTGAGCCATCTAGCCGAGGCCTTGAGCGCCTGCGAGTGCTACCTGCAATGGCTGATTGCCGACCCGCAGGCCAATCCGTCGCGGTTCCTCGAGGCCGCCCAGCACAGTCTGGCTGACCTGGGTTATCGCCTTGAGCCGGAACCTGCGGCGCCAGAGCCGCCCGCTGTAGAAGTACCCGAAGAAGCGCCGATCGATGACGAGTTGCGCGAGATTTTCCTCGAAGAAGCCAACGAACTGTTGCCGTTGCTTGATGCAATGTGGGCGCGCTGGCAAGCCGACGGCGCCGATCGTGACGCCCTGATCGAACTGCGCCGGGGCCTGCACACCCTCAAGGGTAGCGGGCGCATGGTCCGCGCCCAGGTGCTGGCGGAGCTGGCCTGGGCGGCTGAACACCTGCTCAATCGCGTGCTCGAAGGCCGGGTGGCAATCGGCGCGGCGCCCCTGGCCGCGTTGCAGCAGGCCCTCGACACGCTGCCTGCGCTGCTCGGCGAGTTTGCCCGGGCACAGGCACCGGCGCATCCGCAGGTTGAACAGCTGGCCGCGCACCTGCACGCACTGGCCATGAATGATCCGCACAGCGACAGCGAGGCCAGCGAATCCATCGACCCGCAGTTGCTGGAGATATTCCGCAACGAGGCCCTGGGCCACCTGGACAGCCTCGAAGCCTACCTGCACGAAGCCGACAAGCATTTGCCGCTGGCGGTCAGCGATAACCTGCAGCGCGCCTTGCACACGCTCAAGGGCAGTGCGGCGATGGCCGGGGTATCGCCGATTGCCGAGCTGGCCGGCGCCCTGGACTTGCTGGCGCGCGAGTACAAGGCCCATCAGTTGGCCTTCGACCTGGAGGAAATCTACCTCCTGGAAACCGCCGAACCGCTGCTGCGCCGTGGCGTGCAGCAGCTTGCCAGTGCGCCGTTGGCGCCGATTGCCGGGGCCGCGACGCTGATCGCCGATGTCCATCAGGTGGTCGATACGCGCCTGCAAGCCCTGCTCGATGCGCCGAGCCAGGGCCTGCGGGTCAAGCGCGACCCGCAACTGATCGCCAGCTTCCTGGCCCAGGGCATGGACATCCTGCTCGACGCCGAATCGTTGCTGCTGCGCTGGCAGGAGCACCCGGGCGAGCGTCAGGAACTCAACGCCCTGCTCGATGAGCTGACCACCCTTGGCCAGAGCGCGCACCTGGCCGACCTGTGGCAGGTCGATGAACTGTGTGAAGGCTTGCTCGACCTCTACGGTGCCGTGGAGGAGAGCAGCCTGGCGGTCAGCCCGCGCTTCTTCAGCGAGGCGCAAAGCGCCCATGAAGCCCTGATCGACATGCTCGACCAGATCGCCGCCGGCCAGGAAGTCGACCCGCGCCCGGAACGCCTGCAGGCCCTGCGTGAGCTGCTCGATGAAGGCCTCGACCCATCGGCCATGGGCCTGGTCAGCAACCAGGGCGCAGCGATCACCGAGCTTGCCAGCGCCACCGCCGAACTGGCGGCCCAGGCGCCGGACCCGGCAATGGTCGAGCTGTTCCTCGATGAAGCCAGCGACATTCTCGACAGCGCCGACCAGGCCCTGGCGCGCTGGCTGTTGGATACCGACAATGCCTCGGCCCTATCGTCACTGGCTCGTGATCTGCAAACCCTCAAGGGCGGTGCGCAGATGGCCGCCATGGGCGCGTTCGAAGTGTTGGCGCAAGAGCTTGAGCTGCTTTACGAAGGCCTGGTGGATCGCCGTTTCAGCCCCGGTGCCGAGCTGTTTGCCCTGCTCAAGCGCAGCCATCAGCAACTGGCGCAGATGCTCGAACAATTGCAGCAAGGCCAGGTGCCGGCGGCCCAGGTCGAACTGCTGGCGGCGCTGCGCGAGTTTCGTCATGAGGCGCCGCCGCCAACGCCTCTGGACAAGCCACTCGAGGCGCAGCAGGACGCTGGCGACAAAGAGCTGCTGGAGATCTTCCTCGAAGAGAGCCTGGACCTGGTCGAAAGCACCAGCGCGGCCCTGCTACGCTGGCAGGCCGAGCCGCGCAATGGCGTCGAGGTGGAAAACCTGCTGCGTGACCTGCACACCCTCAAAGGTGGCGCACGCATGGTCGAGATCGGGCCGATCGGTGATCTGGCCCACGAACTGGAGTTTCTCTACGAACTGCTCGCCGCTGGCCAGTTGCAACCCAGCCCGGCGCTGTTCAGCCTGCTGCAGAACTGCCACGACCGCCTGGCCCATATGCTCGATGCCGTGCGCCTGCAACAGCCGCTGCATGCGGCCACGGCGCTGATCGATTACATTCGCAACTTCAGCAGCGCAGCACTGGCCGACACTGCCGCCGGCCAGGCGCACCCGGACACGGCGCCACCGGAACTGCCGGTGACCGCACCTGAGCGAGGCGCCGGCGACATGGTCAAGGTGGCCTCGGAGCTGCTCGATGACCTGGGCAACCTGGCCGGGGAAAACTCGATCATCCGTGGCCGCATCGAGCAGCAGGTCAACGATGCACAGGTGGCCCTGAACGAGATGGAAACCACCCTTGAGCGCATGCGCGACCAGTTGCGCCGCCTGGATACCGAAACCCAGGGGCGTATCCTCAGCCGCCAGGCTGACGGCGACGGCCAGGCCTACGACGATTTCGACCCGCTGGAGATGGACCGTCACTCGCAACTGCAGCAGCTGTCGCGGGCGCTGTTCGAGTCGGCCTCGGACCTGCTTGATCTCAAGGAAACCCTGAGCGTGCGCGCCCATGATGCGCAGAGCCTGTTGCAGCAGCAGGCACGGGTCAACAGCGAACTGCAGGAGGGCCTGATGCGCACGCGCATGGTGCCATTCGAGCGCCTGGTGCCGCGTTTGCAGCGGGTGGTGCGGCAGGTCTCCAGCGAACTGGGCAAGCAGGTCGAGCTGGTGGTCGGCAATGCCGAGGGTGAGATGGACCGTAGCGTGCTGGAGCGCATGATGGCGCCGCTGGAGCACATGCTGCGCAACGCCGTCGACCATGGCCTGGAGTCGCGCGAGGTGCGCCTGGCAGCCGGCAAGCCGGAGCAGGGGTTGATCTCGCTGAATTTGTTGCATGAAGGCGCTGATATCGTCATCGAAATGACCGATGACGGTGCCGGGGTGCCGTTGGAGGCGGTGCGGCGCAAGGCGATCAAGCGCGGCCTGCTCGATCCGGCGGCAGTGCTGACTGACCACGAAGTGATGCAGTTCATCTTGCAGCCTGGGTTCTCCACTGCCGAGAAGATCACCCAGATTTCTGGCCGCGGCCTGGGCATGGACGTGGTTCATGAAGAGGTCAAGCAGCTCGGCGGTTCGATGGTGATCGAGTCGAACCCGGGCAAGGGCGCGCGCTTTCTGATTCGCCTGCCGTTCACCGTGTCGATCAACCGCGGGTTGATGGTTCACTACGGCGAAGAGCAGTACGCGATTCCGCTGAACACCATCGAAGGCATCGTCCGCGTGCCGCCGGCAGAGCTCGAGGCTTGCTACCAGCTCGATCCGCCGCATTACCAGTACGCCGGGCACCGCTACGAGCTGCGCTACCTGGGCGAGCTGCTGCAGGGCGCGGCGCAACCAAAACTGTTGGGCCAGAGTTTGCCGCTACCGGTATTGCTGGTGCACTCCCATGACCAGCAATATGCCGTGCAGGTCGATGGCCTGGCGGCGAGCCGCGAGATCGTAGTCAAGAGCCTTGGGCCGCAGTTTGCGGCGGTCCAGGGGTTGTCCGGGGCGACCTTGCTGGGTGATGGCCGGGTGGTGCTGATCCTCGATTTGCTCGGCCAGTTGCGTGGTTTGCAGCAACAGTTGGCCCTGCACTCGCGTGGCAGTGATGGCCAGCGTCGGGACAGCCTCGGCAGCTTTCCGGCCAAGCCGTTGCTGGTGATGGTGGTGGACGATTCGGTCACCGTGCGCAAGGTCACCGGGCGCCTGCTCGAACGCCACGGGATGAACGTGCTGACCGCCAAGGACGGGGTCGACGCCATGGCCCTGCTGCAGGAACATCGTCCGGACATCCTCCTGCTGGATATCGAGATGCCGCGCATGGACGGCTTCGAAGTTGCCACGCAGATTCGCCACGATCCCAAGCTCAAGGACTTGCCGATCATCATGATCACTTCGCGTACCGGCCAGAAGCACCGCGACCGGGCTATGGCCATTGGCGTCAACGACTACCTGGGCAAGCCTTATCAGGAGTCGGTGCTGCTGCAGAGCATCGCCCAATGGAGTCGCCGCGATGCTTGA
- a CDS encoding methyl-accepting chemotaxis protein → MTTTKTAPSTQGSRSSAQIAALFVVLILSIILLFANFAYLNTQANYDKQYIGHAGELRVLSQRIAKNATEAAAGKAVAFRLLSEARNDFEQRWGYLKKGDASTGLPAAPPAVRKEMDAVLRDWENLRKNTDTILASEQTVLSLHQVAATLAETVPQLQVEYEKVVEILLQSGAPASQVAVAQRQSLLAERILGSVNTVLAGDDTAVQAADAFGRDASRFGQVLEAMLGGNQAIQVTRVQDPDARARLAEIAELFQFVAGSVDEILETSPELFRVREAAGSIFGLSQTLLDEASRLATGFENLANGRTLDTVGGYVLGLLALASIILIGLVMVRTTHRQLRETAEKNERNQQAIMRLLDEIEDLADGDLTVTVSVTEDFTGAIADSINYSIDQLRDLVATINLSAEEVAAAVQDTQNTARQLAKASEHQAQQISDASVAVGDMAESIDRVSTHAYESAKVAERSVAIANKGNEVVHNTINGMDNIREQIQDTAKRIKRLGESSQEIGDIVSLIDDIADQTNILALNAAIQASLAGEAGRGFAVVADEVQRLAERSSSATRQIEALVRTIQADTNEAVISMEQTTAEVVRGARLAQDAGVALAEIEGVSQTLADLIHSISDAAQLQTSSAGQISHTMSVIQQITSQTSAGSTATAESIGNLARMASEMRRSVSGFTLPPTPPR, encoded by the coding sequence GTGACCACGACCAAGACGGCTCCATCGACCCAGGGTTCCCGTAGCAGCGCACAGATTGCGGCGCTGTTCGTAGTGCTGATCCTGTCGATTATCCTGCTGTTCGCCAATTTCGCCTACCTCAACACCCAGGCCAACTACGACAAGCAGTACATCGGCCATGCCGGTGAACTGCGGGTGCTGTCCCAGCGCATCGCCAAGAACGCTACGGAAGCGGCGGCCGGCAAGGCCGTGGCCTTCCGCCTGCTCAGCGAGGCGCGCAACGACTTCGAACAGCGCTGGGGCTACCTGAAAAAGGGTGACGCCAGCACGGGCCTGCCGGCTGCACCGCCGGCCGTGCGCAAGGAAATGGACGCAGTGCTGCGCGATTGGGAAAACCTGCGCAAGAATACCGACACCATCCTTGCCAGCGAGCAGACCGTGCTGTCGCTGCACCAGGTCGCCGCGACGCTGGCCGAAACCGTGCCGCAGTTGCAGGTGGAGTACGAGAAGGTCGTCGAGATCCTGCTGCAAAGCGGCGCGCCGGCCAGCCAGGTGGCCGTGGCCCAGCGCCAGTCGCTGCTGGCGGAGCGTATTCTTGGCTCGGTCAACACGGTGCTGGCCGGTGACGACACCGCCGTGCAGGCCGCTGATGCCTTTGGCCGCGACGCCAGCCGTTTTGGCCAGGTACTCGAAGCCATGCTCGGCGGGAATCAGGCGATCCAGGTGACCCGCGTGCAAGACCCGGACGCGCGCGCGCGCCTGGCCGAGATCGCCGAGCTGTTCCAGTTCGTCGCAGGTTCTGTCGACGAGATCCTCGAAACCTCGCCTGAACTGTTCCGTGTGCGCGAAGCCGCCGGGAGCATCTTCGGCCTGTCGCAGACTCTGCTCGATGAGGCCTCGCGCCTGGCCACCGGCTTCGAAAACCTGGCCAACGGGCGCACTCTGGATACCGTCGGCGGCTATGTGCTGGGCTTGCTGGCACTGGCGTCGATCATCCTCATCGGCCTGGTGATGGTGCGCACCACCCACCGGCAACTGCGCGAAACCGCCGAAAAGAACGAACGCAACCAGCAGGCGATCATGCGCCTGCTCGACGAAATCGAAGACCTTGCCGATGGCGACCTGACCGTGACCGTGTCGGTGACCGAAGACTTTACCGGGGCCATCGCCGATTCGATCAATTATTCCATCGACCAGCTGCGCGATCTGGTGGCGACCATCAACCTTAGTGCCGAGGAAGTCGCTGCCGCCGTGCAGGACACCCAGAACACTGCGCGTCAGCTGGCCAAGGCTTCCGAGCACCAGGCCCAGCAGATCAGCGATGCCTCGGTGGCGGTGGGCGACATGGCCGAGTCCATCGACCGGGTATCCACCCACGCCTACGAATCGGCGAAAGTGGCCGAGCGTTCGGTTGCCATCGCCAACAAGGGCAACGAGGTGGTGCACAACACCATCAACGGCATGGACAACATCCGCGAACAGATCCAGGACACCGCCAAGCGGATCAAGCGCCTGGGCGAGTCGTCCCAGGAGATCGGCGATATCGTAAGCCTGATCGACGACATTGCCGACCAGACCAACATCCTCGCCCTCAACGCGGCGATCCAGGCCTCGCTGGCCGGGGAGGCTGGGCGTGGTTTTGCCGTGGTTGCCGACGAAGTCCAGCGCCTGGCCGAACGCTCGTCGTCGGCCACCCGCCAGATCGAAGCATTGGTGCGCACCATTCAGGCCGACACCAACGAGGCGGTGATTTCCATGGAGCAGACCACCGCCGAAGTGGTGCGCGGTGCGCGCCTGGCCCAGGACGCCGGGGTGGCACTGGCGGAAATCGAAGGTGTTTCGCAGACCCTCGCCGACCTGATTCACAGCATCTCCGATGCCGCCCAGCTGCAGACCTCTTCGGCCGGGCAGATCTCGCATACCATGTCGGTGATCCAGCAGATCACCTCGCAAACCTCGGCCGGCTCCACCGCCACCGCCGAGAGCATCGGCAACCTGGCACGCATGGCCAGTGAAATGCGCCGCTCGGTGTCCGGCTTTACCCTGCCGCCGACGCCGCCGCGTTGA